From Pelagibacterium flavum:
GGATTCTTCAGCCACGCGTAGAAACCGCTGGGTCGGATGCGCAGGCAACGGCACATTGCCCGAACCGTGAACTGCTGGCGATGCTCGGCAATGAACGCGTATCTCACTTTGCATCCTTGGCGAAATACGCGGTGGCTTTTTTTAAGATGTCGCGCTCCTCGGTGACGCGCGCCAGTTCCTTCTTCAGTCGCCGGATCTCTGCTGTTTGATCCACATCGTCCGATCCCGAGGGCTTAGAGAACTTCTTTTTCCAAGCATAGAGCGAATGCGGGCTCACGCCGAGACGCTTCGAAACCTCCGCAACGGGGTATCCCCGCTCGGTAATCTGCGCGACCGCATCACGCTTGAACTCATCACTGAAATTGCCAGACCGCATCATGGCCTCCTTGCCTCAAATTTAGGGAAGAAGGCGTCCAGAAATCTAGGGGCTATTCAGACGGCGAATGGCGCGTGGTCGCCAACGGCATTGAAACCGTTCAAATTGAGGAAACCCCTGCCGGGGCGAAATTGGTTCTGGAAAAGAGCGATGGCGGGCGCGTTCAACAGAATCTGACCTTCGCTAAGCACTGAGGCCGCGCGATGAAACCTAAGAATGAGAAATTGGGAACGCACGCGACCCAGTGGCGCTGGGCTTATCTCGACAAGCGATTTTATATGAAACGCGACCCTGAAATTGCAGTATCGCGCCTAATGTTCAATCAATCCTATTTCCTCTGGGAATGCCCTGACGAAGCCGATCCGGCAAGCGTGATCGAAGGCCGCTTTGAATTGCAGATTGAGCGCCGTGGTTTTTATCCTGACAAACCGGCTGGCATGATCACGGTTGAGGGCCAGCGAGTCCTGAACGTGCCGATCACGCGGGCCGAACGGAATAAGAAGCTTTGGGAAGCGCGGCGGGAGAAGGTGGCGAAGGCGGCCTAATAGGGCTGTCCAGTAGCATTAAATTCTCAAAAATCACTTTCAGATTGACATTATCGGATTATTTTGCTATGTAGATGGCATATTTTGCTACATAATAGGCAAAAAGGAGTAAAAATTAGAAAAAGGAATTTTTAGGATGCGTATTTTGGATTTTTCCGCCCGCGTTCGGGCAGGGCTTCTTGACTGAAGCATCGAACGACAACCACAGCACAATCGCCATTTTGTTGGCGCAATACGGCCAGCGCGTCGTGATCCCGGTCGAACAGGTTTGTCGAGATTATTTTAGCCATCTGGACCCTGCCAAATTCGTCCGCAAGGTGAATGAGGGCGCAATTGCTATTCCTATGATGCGAGTGGAGGCCAGCCAAAAAAGCGCTAAAGGCATTCACGTAGCAGACCTTGCCGAATGGCTCGACGCACGGCGGGAAGCAGCGCGCAAAGAATGCAGACAGCTAGCCGCCTAGTCCAATTCGGTACGACGAGAAGTACGACACAACCCACAAAGCGCCTGCGATTCGGGCACGATCCGTCCAGTCCATCATGGGCGCGATGGAGAATTCTCTATTTTTTCGGTCACCTACAGATATTTCCTAAATCATACCGAGATCGGGCCGACCGACATTGCGGTCCTTCGTAATAAATATGCCTTTCACCACCCGATTTTTCAAAGTGTTACCATCTCAATGTAAGCTTGGGTGCGCCGATAAAGTTCAGATATGGGCGATCAGGCCTCCCCAACCAAATCCCGAAAAAATCCTGCTTAGCCAAATGGCTAGCGAAGTTCTGCCTGGTGCGATGCTCTGTTGGATCCCTGTGGGAAGCGCACTAGGCCGGAACGGCACGAGCCAGTGACTGACCCGCCGGGATGGTCGGCGATGCGGCGTTGAGCTGCTCGACGGCAAATCCCGCTGCTGACTTGTATTTGGCCATGAACGCGCTGCGTTCGTGGGATGGAATGACGTCTTCGATGTCCTCGAATACGCCGCCGCACCGCTCGTCGACAATGTTGAGCAGTCCGAACGGTCCGGCGCTGCGGTTGCGCAGGATGACCTGGGAAATCGGGCCGCAAAGCTTTTCATTGTAGGCGGCCAGCGCGGCCGGGGTGATGCCTTTTTCGAGCATGGCGGCACCGAGCACGCGAGCGTCGACGATCGCCTGGCTGGCGCCATTCGAGCCGGTTGGGTACATGGCATGCGCGGCGTCGCCCATCAGTATCACCGGCCCGTCCTGCCATGTATCGACCGGATCGCGGTCGATCATGGGGTTCTCATAGGCGATGTCGGCGCGGCTCAACAGGTCCGGCACGTCCAGCCAGTCATAGCGCCAGTCGGCGAAATGGTCGATGAACTCTTCGACAGCGGTGGGCCGGAACCAGCCGCTGTTCGTCCAGTCCCCGCCGGTCTCAACGGTTCGCTCGGCGATCCAGTTGATGGTGGCAAGCCCGGTTTCAGGATCGACCGGGGAGATGGGATAAAAAACCAGCCTGTGCCGGTGCGTGCCCAGCCCCACGAAGGATGAGCCGGTGCGGATCGGCTTGGCCTTTGTGGTGCCGCGCCACATGATGGCGCCGCCCCAGTTGATGGGAGGCTGATCGGGGTGCATCTGGGCGCGGATTTGAGAGTGGATGCCATCGGCGCCGACAAGCAGCGTGCCCGTCTCTTGCGCCGTATGGCCGTCCGCGAGACGGATTTGCGCGCTAACGGTGCCGTCGGAAGCGTGCTCGTAGCCGGTCACCCTGTGGCCGAGCTTGACGCAGCCGGGCCCGGCGCGCTCGACGAGCTTGTTGTAGAGCAGCATGTGCAGGCGGCCGCGATGGGCCGAATATTGCGGCCAGCTGTAACCGGCCAATAGTCCGCGCGGCTCGGAATAGATGTCGTTGCCGTTGAGCCCGACCAGCGCCCATTCCCTGGATGGCACGCCGATCGTATCGAGATCGTCAGGGCCGATGCCGAGGTCATAGAGCTCGCGGACCGCGTTGGGCTGGAGATTGATCCCCACCCCCAGCGGAGCGAGTTCGCGTGCGGACTCAAATACGGTGAATTTTACGCCGATCTGATGAAGCGTCAGCGCCATGGCCAGACCGCCAATGCCGCCGCCGGCGATGAGTACGCGAGGTTCGGTCACTGATTTCCCCTATCTCTTTTTCGCGGAAACTAGCCAATTGCGGCGGCAGTGTCCAACCCGCCGGCCCGCTCGAGCGGCGATCTTCCGTTGTCAGTCGATGGCGTAAAGATCGATCTGAACGGCATTGGCCAGCCGCGCACCGGTGCCCACGAACATGGTCTTGTTGATCCATGCGTAATCTGGATGGCCGGTCTCGAGCCGGGCACCGCTTCGCATGTAATAGGATTGCGGTGGGCAGGCTTCTCCCGCCGCCAGCCTTTGGATCACGTCCTCGGGGCCGTGCCGGATGCCGAAGTTGCGTATCTCGATTACCGCACCGTCATCGGTTTCGAAGGCGTAGCGCGCATCGAGTTCGGCAATGCCTCCCTCCAGGATCATCTGCCAATCGGCGCCCATGTCGAGAATGCGGCCGGAAATCTTCGGTCCATGCACGCGCCCACCCTTGATGGGTATGACCCGCTTTGTGCCGGCGGCGGACGGTCCCACGCTCACGGGCTTGGAGAGATGGACCTCGAGGGTACAGAAATAGCTAAGGCCGGGGGTAGGAAGAGAGGTCAATATTGGCTCGTCGATGTGGTTGGCGCCGGAAAGCCATAGCCTGACCAGCCGCGAATATCCACCGCCGTTCGTGCGATGGGACCTGCCGCTCAACGTTCCACGCCAGCGTTCTGATCCCGGCGGTCCTGGTGTCAAAGCGCTCGCTCTTTAGTCGTCGTCGAATTATTTCGCGATCCTCCGACCGGCAGGGCGATGGCGCCCGCGGTAAGGACGGTGGCCAGCATCGCCATGTTGTGAAGGTATTTGGGCAAGGGCTCCACATCGCCAAGAAGCGGGAAATAGGCAAAGGCATTGCGCCCATGAAGGGCGTCGTCCGCCATTTTGTATATGTGGTGCACAAGGGGCTTGCTTCAAGACCCTCGCCTCGTCGTAAACGACTTGCCCCTGACACTATGTGAGGCTGAGAAATGTTCAATTTCGATCATCAAGTGATCATCGCCGGAGGCGGCCCGACAGGACTGATGCTGGCGGGCGAGCTGGCGTTGGCGGGCGCAGATGTCGCCATTGTTGAGCAGCGGCCAAACCAGGAGGTTGAGGGCTCCCGAGCGGGCGGCCTGCACCCGCGCTCAATCGAAGTCCTCGACCAACGTGGCATTGCCGATCGATTCATCGCCCAAGGCGAGAAGCACCATGTGGTCCATTTTGCCGGAGCGCTTCTCGATGCCAGCGATCGCCCGTCCCGTCACAATTACACACTCGCACTGTGGCAGGAGAAAATCGAACTGGGCCTCGCCGAATGGGTTTCGGAACTACCGGCGAAATTCTATCGCAGCTGCAAGGTTACCGGCTTCACCGAGCGCGATGACGGCGTATCCGTCGCCCTGGATGATGGCCGGTCACTGGGCGCGCAATATCTTGTCGGTTGCGATGGCGGGCGCAGCATCGTGCGCAAGAAGGCCGGCATCGGTTTTCCGGGCTGGGATTCCGATATCAGCTATCTGATCTTCGAAGCGGAGATGTCGGGCCCGCAACTTGGCATCCGTCACGGCCCGAAAGGTCTTTATGCCATCGGTCCGCTGGACGGCGAAAATCGCTTCCGCGGCGTGATAACCGAGCAAGAACTCGAACGGGGAGACGGACCCGATATCCATGACCTGCGCCGGGCGCTGGCCGCGGCGTATGGCACCGATTTCAGCGTTCGCAACGTCACCTGGCTCTCACGCTTCACCGATGCCGCGCGTCAGGCCGAAACCTATCGCAAAGGCAGGATCCTTGTGGCGGGCGACACCGCCCATGTCCACTCCCCCGCAGGAGGACAGGGGCTGAACATCGGGCTACAGGATGCCGTCAATTTGGGCTGGAAACTCGGCCAGGTGGTCAGGGGAATTTCAGCGGACGATTTGCTGAACTCCTATCATACAGAGCGACACCCCATCGGAGTGGCCCTGCTCAAAAGCACCCTTGCGCTGACCGCGCTGAATCGTGGCGACGAACGGACCAATGCCCTGCGTGAGATGATGGCCAAAGTGATGCAAATGGACGGGCCGCGAAAATGGTATGCGGCACAGATGTCCGGATTGGACGTGCATTACGACCTTGGCGAGGGTCACCCACTGTTGGGGCGGCGGATGCCCGATCTCGACATCACGACCGCAAACGGCCCGACGACGGTCTTCAATCTTCTTTACGATGCCCGGCCGGTGCTGCTGACCTTAGGCGAAACCGAGAACTTCGATATCGCGGATCGGGAAAACCGCATCAAGCTGGTTGAAGCGACGTTGGAGGGAACCATCGAGCTTCCCGTCATCGGTGCGGTCGAAACGCCTGCGGCAGTCCTGATCCGGCCCGATGGACATGTTGCCTGGGTCAAGGATGGGAATCCTGGAAGCCTTGGCGGTGCAATCGCCAAGTGGTTTTGACCGCAACGTGGTACTGACGGGGA
This genomic window contains:
- a CDS encoding flavin-dependent oxidoreductase, which produces MTEPRVLIAGGGIGGLAMALTLHQIGVKFTVFESARELAPLGVGINLQPNAVRELYDLGIGPDDLDTIGVPSREWALVGLNGNDIYSEPRGLLAGYSWPQYSAHRGRLHMLLYNKLVERAGPGCVKLGHRVTGYEHASDGTVSAQIRLADGHTAQETGTLLVGADGIHSQIRAQMHPDQPPINWGGAIMWRGTTKAKPIRTGSSFVGLGTHRHRLVFYPISPVDPETGLATINWIAERTVETGGDWTNSGWFRPTAVEEFIDHFADWRYDWLDVPDLLSRADIAYENPMIDRDPVDTWQDGPVILMGDAAHAMYPTGSNGASQAIVDARVLGAAMLEKGITPAALAAYNEKLCGPISQVILRNRSAGPFGLLNIVDERCGGVFEDIEDVIPSHERSAFMAKYKSAAGFAVEQLNAASPTIPAGQSLARAVPA
- a CDS encoding FAD-dependent monooxygenase, with the protein product MFNFDHQVIIAGGGPTGLMLAGELALAGADVAIVEQRPNQEVEGSRAGGLHPRSIEVLDQRGIADRFIAQGEKHHVVHFAGALLDASDRPSRHNYTLALWQEKIELGLAEWVSELPAKFYRSCKVTGFTERDDGVSVALDDGRSLGAQYLVGCDGGRSIVRKKAGIGFPGWDSDISYLIFEAEMSGPQLGIRHGPKGLYAIGPLDGENRFRGVITEQELERGDGPDIHDLRRALAAAYGTDFSVRNVTWLSRFTDAARQAETYRKGRILVAGDTAHVHSPAGGQGLNIGLQDAVNLGWKLGQVVRGISADDLLNSYHTERHPIGVALLKSTLALTALNRGDERTNALREMMAKVMQMDGPRKWYAAQMSGLDVHYDLGEGHPLLGRRMPDLDITTANGPTTVFNLLYDARPVLLTLGETENFDIADRENRIKLVEATLEGTIELPVIGAVETPAAVLIRPDGHVAWVKDGNPGSLGGAIAKWF
- a CDS encoding pyocin activator PrtN family protein; protein product: MTEASNDNHSTIAILLAQYGQRVVIPVEQVCRDYFSHLDPAKFVRKVNEGAIAIPMMRVEASQKSAKGIHVADLAEWLDARREAARKECRQLAA
- a CDS encoding DUF3237 domain-containing protein; this translates as MTSLPTPGLSYFCTLEVHLSKPVSVGPSAAGTKRVIPIKGGRVHGPKISGRILDMGADWQMILEGGIAELDARYAFETDDGAVIEIRNFGIRHGPEDVIQRLAAGEACPPQSYYMRSGARLETGHPDYAWINKTMFVGTGARLANAVQIDLYAID